In one Cercospora beticola chromosome 1, complete sequence genomic region, the following are encoded:
- a CDS encoding uncharacterized protein (BUSCO:EOG092640PR), which produces MDDKENVAPATSSDPLQRLKTASSSPKKASRKGRSKSIGPGALDEAESPKLSAKDRRKSAFVPATKSILSKDEESARAARRKSMANRRVSFAPEATLHTWDIVMDHHEHTTSTDSDGSTRRASQFSSGDAAQDEEDRQLLDAEDEADSRKSRRSSGIPPMNFNNPEDIYSSGMSGSEDSGSELGNEEQSDDDEGTAMSLDVDDATVQSTAESDNSTTSSERLEASLRAAAQTAGTRGIEYDEFGDMSMEVAEDEITNAMQPWAAQNALERIGSATMDQENVNPFSPVFEAVVAARQNAADDDGTQDMSMDVTSAVGGIMKVPRTAEPQSSPRSENDGMMDLTQAVGRITGQKRRRSTSENGSPGAIIAPAAAKRRRSSAARTVVDDETMDLTMAVGGIQSTAMPDRRRSLRSRRSSGMVSDASEATMDITRAVGGIKSAHNDVDDQSFARDEELSMELTTVIGGIRDHSRPTSRHGSRSGTPQLAKSPASKSRSTTPENHERSKHSPNVGTKQLLAPLLESAKSTVAPTPPRKALSPMRLSQSPSHPKTNASQPEPAMEPNGPAISSSMQDEVSYPELPSASKHASPALTPTMSPSRRQSRNIGGSGQREINGASQRTAPSPTARKHSPSKLTAITPEKQSASQDDTRSLHDTLKLMTTPRKETLKHTTPRKTPGAQLSPVKPNTPRGRPTPKGHVTILPSPVRHLHADLERIQANGQEQEQIGLQDFLTKAGIRFMDLTTTKRRLTVAPPSKTKSLIESESDTVGLEDGVVAAACTIPELEMYQHACHELKRFTKEGKQIIAELEEQTLQDQPPLIRAYANATAERKLVLDAQMRDMKTFARLRSKEMWYSWRSQLLDELVGGLSKIGDGLIRDDDILGSSEKVLEQVLFPLLTKHDTLELEAEQLQRTANAIPEEDKESLKEARDSLTVVNLDLSEKRRRIEDLRKQVEEQDSAIDHLRESKVEFTAAIQEANRVREACRGVSVDEISALKASVRNLETTHRWSITSASSNPSTLTMAYKSDIELFFHPAAFNHGSGDAESRTPNAPISLTYIADRSLQKKKPLTTTLRFFLQLLRASLQALPQATTKIKTLLDLLSSGWDIALQIQESERQLSIETLTSSSIVGDERLDINAEILLPKVRSKVRTSFELEAKVEEIDGDGTLGLTVDVAPKVVVVYGEQYNEHNMTQYLKQSIDGYEKWDEGLRLMREKLIVRGAKGGPRK; this is translated from the exons ATGGACGACAAGGAGAATGTCGCACCGGCGACCAGCAGCGACCCTCTGCAGCGCCTCAAAACCGCCTCATCATCACCCAAGAAAGCCAGCAGAAAAGGACGAAGCAAGAGCATTGGGCCAGGCGCGTTGGATGAAGCAGAGTCGCCGAAACTCAGCGCAAAGGATCGCAGGAAATCGGCATTTGTGCCAGCAACGAAGAGCATACTTTCGAAAGATGAAGAGTCAGCGCGAGCGGCGCGTCGCAAATCCATGGCCAACAGGCGCGTCTCTTTTGCGCCGGAGGCCACATTGCATACCTGGGACATTGTGATGGATCACCACGAGCACACGACCTCCACAGACTCGGATGGTAGCACGCGACGCGCTTCGCAGTTCAGCTCGGGAGATGCAGCccaggacgaggaagaccgGCAACTACTGGACGCGGAGGACGAAGCGGATTCAAGGAAATCCAGACGAAGCTCAGGTATTCCACCAATGAATTTCAACAATCCTGAAGACATCTACTCGAGCGGTATGAGCGGCAGCGAAGATTCTGGAAGCGAACTTGGCAACGAGGAGCAGtcggatgacgatgagggcACTGCAATGAGCCTGGATGTGGACGATGCAACAGTACAGTCTACAGCGGAGAGCGATAACAGCACTACTTCCAGCGAACGCCTGGAGGCTTCTCTACGAGCGGCGGCACAAACTGCCGGCACTCGTGGTATCGAGTACGATGAATTCGGAGACATGTCCATGGAAGTAGCAGAGGATGAGATTACGAACGCAATGCAACCGTGGGCAGCGCAGAATGCTTTGGAGAGAATCGGATCCGCCACCATGGACCAGGAAAATGTGAATCCATTCTCGCCAGTCTTTGAGGCAGTTGTGGCTGCACGACAGAATGCTGCAGATGACGATGGAACGCAAGACATGAGCATGGACGTGACCAGTGCCGTAGGCGGCATTATGAAAGTACCGCGGACTGCTGAACCGCAGAGCTCACCTCGAAGCGAGAACGATGGCATGATGGACCTCACCCAAGCTGTCGGGCGTATCACAGGCCAGAAGCGTAGACGATCCACCAGCGAGAATGGCTCACCTGGAGCAATTATTGCCCCCGCAGCAGCGAAGCGAAGACGGTCGTCTGCTGCGAGAACGGTTGTCGACGATGAGACTATGGACTTGACCATGGCAGTGGGCGGAATTCAGAGCACTGCGATGCCAGACCGTCGGCGGAGTCTGCGATCAAGGCGGTCGTCTGGGATGGTTTCTGACGCGTCGGAAGCCACCATGGACATCACTCGTGCTGTGGGTGGAATTAAGTCTGCGCACAATGATGTCGACGATCAAAGCTTCGCTCGGGACGAAGAGCTATCTATGGAGTTGACCACTGTGATCGGTGGCATCAGAGACCATTCGAGGCCTACATCGAGGCACGGCTCCCGGTCGGGCACGCCACAGCTTGCCAAATCGCCAGCTTCGAAATCTAGGAGCACTACGCCAGAAAACCATGAGCGTTCCAAACATTCGCCGAACGTGGGCACAAAACAGCTTTTGGCGCCTCTGCTGGAGTCGGCGAAGTCAACGGTCGCACCCACGCCCCCTCGAAAGGCACTTTCTCCGATGAGATTGTCTCAGTCGCCTTCACATCCCAAGACCAATGCATCGCAACCTGAGCCCGCGATGGAACCAAATGGACCGGCCATCAGCTCGTCAATGCAGGATGAAGTTTCGTATCCAGAGTTGCCATCCGCAAGCAAGCATGCATCTCCCGCGCTTACTCCAACAATGAGTCCTTCACGACGACAGAGTCGCAATATTGGAGGCAGCGGGCAGCGGGAGATCAATGGGGCCTCACAACGGACAGCACCATCTCCCACGGCTCGAAAGCACTCACCATCAAAATTGACAGCAATCACGCCGGAGAAGCAGAGTGCGTCGCAAGACGATACTCGCAGTCTTCACGATACGCTGAAGCTCATGACAACGCCGAGAAAGGAGACTTTAAAGCACACCACGCCGAGAAAGACACCTGGGGCACAATTGTCACCTGTGAAGCCTAACACTCCCCGTGGCAGACCGACGCCAAAGGGGCATGTAACAATACTGCCGTCTCCGGTACGGCACTTGCACGCCGATCTGGAGCGTATACAAGCCAAcgggcaagaacaagaacaaaTTGGCCTACAGGACTTTTTGACCAAGGCAGGAATACGATTCATGGACTTGACGACTACCAAGCGAAGACTGACTGTTGCACCTCCCTCGAAGACCAAGAGCCTAATTGAGAGTGAAAGCGACACAGTCGGTCTCGAGGATGgcgtcgtcgctgctgcctgCACCATTCCCGAGCTCGAGATGTATCAGCACGCATGCCACGAGCTCAAACGCTTTACAAAGGAGGGCAAGCAGATCATCGCTGAGCTTGAGGAACAAACACTGCAGGATCAGCCACCGTTGATACGAGCTTATGCCAATGCTACGGCCGAGAGGAAGCTGGTGTTGGATGCGCAGATGCGCGACATGAAGACCTTCGCACGTTTGAGAAGCAAAGAGATGTGGTATTCTTGGCGCAGCCAACTTCTGGACGAACTCGTGGGCGGCTTGTCAAAGATCGGCGACGGACTTATTCGtgacgacgatatcctagggAGCTCCGAAAAAGTGCTCGAACAAGTCTTATTTCCGCTGTTGACGAAGCACGACACATTGGAACTAGAAGCTGAGCAACTTCAAAGGACAGCCAACGCCATCCCCGAAGAGGACAAGGAATCTCTCAAAGAAGCGCGCGACTCGTTGACAGTCGTCAACCTTGACTTGAGCGAGAAGCGGCGGCGTATCGAAGACCTGCGCAAGCAGGTGGAAGAACAGGACAGCGCGATCGACCATCTTCGGGAGAGCAAAGTCGAGTTCACAGCGGCTATCCAAGAAGCGAATCGAGTTCGTGAGGCGTGTAGAGGCGTTTCCGTTGACGAGATTTCTGCTCTGAAAG CCTCTGTCCGCAACCTGGAAACAACACACCGCTGGTCCATAACTTCCGCATCATCGAACCCGTCAACGTTGACCATGGCCTACAAATCCGACATTgagctcttcttccaccCCGCAGCATTCAATCATGGCTCTGGAGATGCCGAAAGCAGGACCCCCAATGCGCCTATCAGCCTGACCTACATAGCCGATCGCAgcttgcagaagaagaagccactCACAACAACCCTGCGATTCTTCCTTCAGCTCCTACGAGCAAGTCTACAAGCCCTTCCACAAGCCACGACAAAGATCAAGACCCTCCTGGACCTACTAAGCAGCGGCTGGGACATCGCTCTACAGATTCAAGAATCGGAGCGACAGCTGTCCATTGAGACTCTAACCTCCTCGAGCATAGTAGGTGACGAGCGTCTGGACATCAACGCCGAGATCCTGCTGCCAAAGGTTCGAAGCAAGGTCCGTACCTCGTTTGAACTGGAAGCGAAAGTAGAAGAAATCGATGGCGACGGTACTCTCGGCTTGACGGTTGATGTTGCTCccaaggtggtggtggtgtatGGGGAGCAATACAACGAGCATAATATGACTCAATACCTCAAGCAGAGTATCGACGGCTACGAGAAGTGGGATGAAGGACTACGGCTTATGCGGGAGAAACTTATCGTTAGGGGCGCCAAAGGAGGTCCGAGGAAGTGA
- the RPS21_1 gene encoding 40S ribosomal protein S21 (BUSCO:EOG09264903) — MADRGGAAPGGARGGFGSRGDRGGDRGGRGRGRGRGRRGGAKSDEKEWQPVTKLGRLVKAGKIKSMEEIYLHSLPIKEYQIVDFFLPKLKDEVMKIKPVQKQTRAGQRTRFKAIVVIGDSEGHIGLGIKTSKEVATAIRAAIIIAKLSVVPIRRGYWGTNLGEPHSIPVKESGKCGSVTVRLIPAPRGTGLVASPAVKRLLQLAGVNDIYTASSGSTKTLENTLKATFVAITNTYGFLTPNLWKETKLTRSPLEEYSDVLRDGKRY, encoded by the exons ATGGCAGACCGTGGTGGAGCAGCTCCTGGTGGCGCCCGTGGCGGCTTCGGCTCGCGCGGCGATCGTGGTGGTGACCGCGGTGGACGTGGCCGTGGCCGTGGCAGAGGTCGTCGCGGCGGCGCAAAGAGCGACGAGAAGGAATGGCAGCCAGTCACCAAGCTCGGCCGTCTCGTAAAGGCCGGCAAGATCAAGAGCATGGAGGAGATCTACCTGCACTCTCTCCCAATCAAGGAGTACCAgatcgtcgacttcttcttgccaaagcTCAAGGACGAGGTCATGAAG ATCAAGCCAGTCCAGAAGCAGACCCGTGCTGGTCAGCGTACCCGTTTCAAGGCCATCGTCGTGATCGGAGACAGCGAGGGCCACATCGGTCTTGGCATCAAGACCTCCAAGGAAGTCGCTACTGCCATCCGtgctgccatcatcatcgcaaaGCTCTCGGTCGTGCCAATCCGCCGTGGTTACTGGGGAACCAACCTCGGTGAGCCTCACTCCATCCCAGTGAAGGAGTCTGGCAAGTGCGGTTCCGTCACCGTTCGT CTCATCCCAGCTCCTCGCGGTACTGGCTTGGTCGCTTCTCCAGCTGTCAAGCGTCTGTTGCAATTGGCAGGTGTCAACGACATCTACACTGCCTCTTCCGGATCCACCAAGACCCTCGAGAACACCCTCAAGGCCACTTTCGTTGCCATCACCAACACCTACGGCTTCCTCACTCCTAACCTCTGGAAGGAGACCAAGCTCACCCGCTCACCTCTCGAGGAGTACTCCGACGTGCTCCGTGATGGCAAGCGCTACTAG